The following nucleotide sequence is from Caldibacillus debilis DSM 16016.
TGGGAGCGAGGAAGGACAAAGTGAAAGATTGGGTATTTGCCGAACCGTCCATTGGGGGTGGGGCGTCATGACGGAACAAGGGACGGCGCCTTTCGCCGACGGAAAAAAATATATCAAAGGCCGGCTGATCGTCACGATTTTCCATAATGAAAAAAATTTGTACACGGTGCTTCGCCTGCGGGTGGAGGAGACGACGGAAGATTTCCGCGACAAGGAAGTCGTTGTGACCGGCTATTTTCCCCCGATCCACGAAAATGAGACGTATGTTTTTTACGGCCGATTTGTCGAGCATCCGAAGTACGGCCTCCAATACCAGGCGGAGCAATTCCGCAGGGACATCCCGACCACGAAGCAAGGGATCATTCAGTATTTGTCGAGCCCCCTTTTTAAAGGAATCGGGAAAAAGACCGCGGAAAAGATCGTCGAGCATATCGGCGAAAATGCCATATCCAAAATCCTCGAGCAGCCTTCCGTGCTGGATTCGGTGCCGAATTTGCCGGCGGAAAAGGCGAAGCAACTGTACGATGCCCTCGTTTTGCATCAGGGGCTGGAAAAGATCATGATCGCCCTGAACGACTACGGGTTCGGCACAAATTTGGCCCTGCGGATTTATCAGGCCTATAAGGAACAGACATTGGAAATCATTGAACAAAATCCCTACCGGTTGGTCGAGGACGTTGAGGGGATCGGATTCAATAGGGCGGATGAACTGGGTTCCCGCCTCGGGTTTCAGGGCAGCCACCCCTACCGGATCAAAGCGGGCATCCTGTATGCGCTGGAAACCCTTTGCCTTCAGGAGGGTCATTGTTTTTACGAACGGGAATCCCTGAAGCAGGCGGTCAAGGAGCTGTTGGAAAAAAGCCGGGATGCCGAAATCGATTCGGATGCCATCGAACTGGAAATGCTGAAGCTGGAAGAGGAAGGAAAAATCATCGCCGAAGAAACGAGGGTTTACCTGCCTTCCATCTACTTTTCCGAAAAGGGGCTCGTCAACAATATCAAACGGCTGTTGGCGCAAGAACGGAACGGCGGGCGGTTCAGCGAAGCGGAAATTCTCCTGGCCTTGGGCGAAGTGGAAGAACGGTTGGGAATCGAATATTCCCCTTCCCAGAGGGAAGCGTTGCGCACGGCTTTGCATTCGCCGATGATGATCTTGACCGGGGGGCCGGGAACGGGGAAGACGACGGTCATCCGGGGGATCATCGAACTTTACGGCAAACTGTACGGATATTCCTTGAATCCGGCGGACTACCGGGGAGACGAACCGTTTCCCTTCCTGCTCGCCGCGCCCACCGGGCGGGCGGCCAAGCGGATGGCGGAATCGACGGGGCTGCCCGCCGTCACCATTCACCGCCTGCTCGGCTGGAACGGGACGGAATCCTTCGAACACGATGAAGACCATCCCGTTTCCGGTAAACTCCTGATCATCGATGAAATGTCGATGGTGGATATTTGGCTTGCCCACCACTTGTTTAAGGCGCTGCCGGACGACATTCAGGTCGTCATCGTCGGCGACGAAGACCAGCTCCCCTCCGTCGGACCCGGCCAGGTTTTAAAGGATTTGCTGGCATCCAACCTGATTCCGACGGTAAGGCTTACGGAAATTTATCGCCAGGAAAACGGGTCGTCCATCATCCCCCTCGCCCACTCGATTAAAAACGGAGTGATCCCCCCCGATTTGACGGAACAAAAGAAGGACCGTTCCTTTATCGCCTGTTCCTACCGGCAGGTTTCGCATGTCGTCCGTCAAGTCGTGGAAAAGGCGCTGGAGAAGGGGTATTCGAAGAAGGATATTCAAGTGCTGGCCCCCATTTACCGGGGCAACGCCGGCATCGATCATTTTAACCTTCTGCTCCAGGATCTGCTCAACGGAAACGAAGACGGAAAGAAACGGGAACTGAAGTTCGGGGACGTGACGTACCGGGTCGGGGATAAGGTCTTGCAGCTCGTGAACCGCCCGGAAGACAATGTGTTCAACGGGGACATCGGGGAAGTCGTCGCCATCCTTTACGCCAAGGAAAATGTCGAAAAGGAAGATGTATTGATCGTTTCCTTCGACGGGAACGAAGTCGCCTATACCCGGCAGGATTTGCAGCAGATTACCCTCTCCTATTGCGTCAGCATCCACAAATCCCAGGGGAGCGAGTTCCCGGTCGTCATTTTGCCGGTCCTGAAAGGCTATTATCGGATGCTGAGGCGGAACCTGCTCTATACGGCGGTGACGAGAAGCAAGCGGTTTTTGATTATCTGCGGGGAGGAAGAAGCTTTCCGCATCGCCGTTTCCCGGGCCGACGACCATCAAAGGAACACGTCCTTGCGGGAAAGATTGCTCCGCGCCTGCCGGGAAACGGAAGAGGAAGATCCGGAAGCCGTCCGAGAATCGTCTCTGGAAGAGGAACTAATGAAGGTCGACCCGATGATCGGAATGGAAAATATCACGCCGTACCATTTTTTGGAGTCCGGGGAAAAGGAATGAGGGGCCGGATGTTTCCTCCGCGGCAGTTATATTTTTTCCGTCATTTGGGCAGGATGAAAATGTTTAACATTCCTTCTTTTCGGCGAGGTGCGAACATTGTTGGTCTGCCCGAATTGTCACGGAAAAGATATCGGAAAAATCGGCATTAACCAATACTACTGCTGGAACTGTTTCATCGAATTGTCCGTTGCGGACGGAAAGATCTGCGTCCATCAAATCGAAGAGGACGGCACCCTTTCCTCTTTGGATGATTTGTTTACCGAAGAGGAGCGGCGCTATCGGGCGTGAACGTCTGATCCCCTTTTTTCGGCCTGGTTTTGCCGGCCGGCTGAAAAACCAAGACGATTCACGTCTTTTTTTGTTTCTTTTTTGACCGGAAGATTTTTGCACGACCGGCTTGATCGAATCCGGTTTCACCCTTCCATCCCGCCGGCAACATCGCCGGGCAACCCCGGATCGGCTTCCGCACATAAGCTGCAGATGCAAATTCCTGATCAACCATGAGCGGACGGTTTCATGCCCTGTTATTCGCCGTTTCCTGGCCGGAAAAATCATCCGCTGAAAGCCTCGGTCTTCCTCTCCGCATCCCGTTCTCGGCCCGCTTTCGGGCCCCGCATTCCCGCAAATTGGACCTTCCATGGACTCTGCAGAATCCCATTAATGACAGTAAGCAATCCGCATCGAAATTCCTCCCGACAAGCAAACAGAAAAGCGGTCCATGCAAGCGGGCCGGCTCTTTTTCGCGAAAAGAAAAACGATAGCCCGCTTCATCTGCCTCCGGTCAGGGGACCCGGCCGTGGAAACCCGCCGGAGCGGCT
It contains:
- the recD2 gene encoding SF1B family DNA helicase RecD2 produces the protein MTEQGTAPFADGKKYIKGRLIVTIFHNEKNLYTVLRLRVEETTEDFRDKEVVVTGYFPPIHENETYVFYGRFVEHPKYGLQYQAEQFRRDIPTTKQGIIQYLSSPLFKGIGKKTAEKIVEHIGENAISKILEQPSVLDSVPNLPAEKAKQLYDALVLHQGLEKIMIALNDYGFGTNLALRIYQAYKEQTLEIIEQNPYRLVEDVEGIGFNRADELGSRLGFQGSHPYRIKAGILYALETLCLQEGHCFYERESLKQAVKELLEKSRDAEIDSDAIELEMLKLEEEGKIIAEETRVYLPSIYFSEKGLVNNIKRLLAQERNGGRFSEAEILLALGEVEERLGIEYSPSQREALRTALHSPMMILTGGPGTGKTTVIRGIIELYGKLYGYSLNPADYRGDEPFPFLLAAPTGRAAKRMAESTGLPAVTIHRLLGWNGTESFEHDEDHPVSGKLLIIDEMSMVDIWLAHHLFKALPDDIQVVIVGDEDQLPSVGPGQVLKDLLASNLIPTVRLTEIYRQENGSSIIPLAHSIKNGVIPPDLTEQKKDRSFIACSYRQVSHVVRQVVEKALEKGYSKKDIQVLAPIYRGNAGIDHFNLLLQDLLNGNEDGKKRELKFGDVTYRVGDKVLQLVNRPEDNVFNGDIGEVVAILYAKENVEKEDVLIVSFDGNEVAYTRQDLQQITLSYCVSIHKSQGSEFPVVILPVLKGYYRMLRRNLLYTAVTRSKRFLIICGEEEAFRIAVSRADDHQRNTSLRERLLRACRETEEEDPEAVRESSLEEELMKVDPMIGMENITPYHFLESGEKE